In Mucilaginibacter sp. KACC 22063, the genomic stretch TTGCACGCAGTTCGCCACGGGCTAAAGCCGGTTTCAGAATATTTGCGGCATCCATAGCGCCTTCGCCACCGCCAGCACCCACCAGCGTATGGATCTCATCAATAAACAGGATGATCTCACTATCGCTTTGGGTTACTTCTTTAACCACCGCTTTCAAACGTTCCTCAAATTCGCCTTTATATTTGGCACCGGCCACCAATGCACCCATATCCAATGAGAAAACTGTTTTGGTTTTCAGGTTTTCGGGCACATCGCCTTTAATAATCCGGAAGGCAATACCTTCGGCAATAGCTGTTTTACCAACTCCCGGCTCGCCTACCAATACCGGATTATTTTTAGTACGGCGCGATAGTATTTGTATCACACGGCGTATCTCTTCGTCGCGGCCAATAACCGGGTCAAGTTTTCCAGACTCGGCGTACTCGTTAAGGTTACGTGCATATTTGTTTAAGGCATTAAATGTAGCCTCTGCATTCTGATCAGTAACGCGGCTATCACCACGGAATTCGGTGATCGCTTTCTTTAAATCTTTTTCGGTTACACCGGCATCTTTTAAAGCGTTACCGGCAGCATCATTTACTGACAATATACCCAGCAGCACATGCTCAACAGATACAAACTCATCCTTAAACTCTTTCAAATAGCTTTGTGCTTTTTGCAAAGCCGAGTTAGCATTTGACGACAGGTACATATTGCTGCCGCTTACTTTAGGATATGATTCTATCTGCTTATCAAGCACAGTATTGAGCCTGGTAATATTTACATTTAGTTTTTTTAATAAATAGGTTACAACATTTTCGTCAGCAAGCAACAACCCTTTAAGCAGGTGTGCATTTTCAATAGCCTGCTGCTGATTTGCAGTTGCAATCTCCGAAGCCTTTTGCACGGCCTCCTGAGCTTTTATTGTAAAGTTGTTGAAATTCATAACACCTTTAATTCAATTCTTTTGCCAGTTATTAAAACCTGATAAAATGTCATTAAAAAACAAATCTCTAACGACAAATTGACGCGCACTTATATTTAAAAGTTAATTTATCAGTTATGTAGATATACTTAATATTACCACACAATGTTTAGGCAGAGGGCAATAAATAGCGACTTTGATTTAATTTTTATAATTTTGAGAAGACCCCAATTTATTTAGCTTTGGATACCTATTTTTTCAGAAGCCTGCCTCTAAAATACAGGAAAGGTTTCCGTAAATACTATACGCTTCAAAACCTGAAGGCGGCGCAAATTGCTGCCGTAGTTTTTTTCGCTATCAATATATTCCTGCGTTTGCTTTATACTGTTTTGCCCGAGAGCACTACGCATGCAGACAATTTCCCGGAATTTAACACCACTAACCTGGGCTTTTTATTGGCTACGCCTGTTTTTATAATTGCCGCTAATTTACTTTTGAGCAAATATAAAAAGCAAGAGCAACCCAACGTAATGATGTCGCTGGTGGTAAATTGCTTTTCGTTATATATTATCGCCGCAGGATTAGCGGCCAGCATTATCTCTACACATGATCCGCGCAACAGCATGGTGATTTACGTAATTGCGGTGATATTTATCGGGCTGGTTTTTTTGTATGAATGGGAAGATACCATTATGTTGGGCGTGTTCACAGAAATCATATTTACTGCCGCCTTGTTTTATTGCAATTTGTACACTACAGAGATGATGTATAATGAGCTTATAGGCTTTGTACTTATTACAGGTTTCTTCTTTATCTCGCGCTACACCTACTCATACCGTGCAGCACACTATATGCAACTGATGCAAATACGTGAGAAAAACGTAGAGATTGAAAAAGCAAGCCTGTTTAAAAATGAAGTATTGGGCATGGTAGCCCATGACCTGCGAAACCCCATTGGCGCAGTAGAATCTGTAGCGATGATTATGGAATTAGAGCCGCTTGATGATGACATGCAGGATAACGTGAACATGATAAAGGCATCATGCGAAAAGGCGTTAGCCATTATTAACGACCTGCTCGAGGTTGCCCGTAATGATAATATTGATGTTTTACAAACCGAACGTGTAGAACTTAACCAGCTACTTAATCATATCATTCATGCCTGGCAGTTTGGTAAAAATGTAAGAAATAACATCGCATTGATTAGCGGCAAACAGCCACTTTATGCCAATATCAACCCGGAAAAATTTCACAGGGTAATTGATAACCTGATCAGTAATGCTATAAAGTTTTCGAAGGATGAAGATACCATTGAGCTTTATCTTAACAAGACAAAACAAGGCATACATATAGAAGTGCGCGACCATGGTATGGGTATACCTAAAGAAATGCTGCCGCATATTTTTGAGCGTTTTTCAAAGGCTGGCCGTAAAGGAATACGGGGAGAACTGTCTACCGGGCTGGGGTTGAGCATTGTGAGGCAGATCGTTGAAAAACATAATGGCAAAATTGAGGTACAAAGTGAGGAAAAAAGAGGCTCGGTGTTTAAGATAAGCCTGCCAGAAGCTGTTTAAGATCAGGCGACGCTATTTAATAACAGGGAGCGTAAACCAAAATTTACTGCCTTTGCCCGGCTCGCTTATCAGGCCAATTTCGCCTTCATGCCGTTCAATTATTTCCTTACAAAGATAAAGGCCTATTCCAAACCCGGCTATTGAGGTCATTTCTTTACCCTGCACCCGGTAAAATCTATCAAACAGGTGAGGAATATCTGCTTCGCTCACGCCCATGCCCTCATCGGTAACTTCTACAAGCGCATGCCCGTTCCGGATAACGCATGACACATGAATATCGGTGCCGGGCAGAGAATATTTTAGAGCATTACTGATGAAATTATTAATTACCTGCTCTATCTTATCCCGATCAACATTAACCCATGTTTCTTGTACGGGTTTAAATATGATGCGGTGCGATAGCGAGTCCTGTACAATTCCGTCTTCAACTTCTCTTACTAGAGAAGCCATATTAACCCTTGCCCGCTCTATTGAAATTTTACCCGACTCCAATCTCGATACGTTCAGAAAACCATTGATCATGGTAGTCATCTTAACAGCCTGCTTGTGCGCCTTGGCTAATATCCCCGGTACGGCCTTATCAACACTACCCGTGGCTTTCTTTTGCAGAATTTGTATATAGCCGCTTAAAGAAGTAAGCGGAGTTTTAAGCTCATGGCTAACCATGGCAATAAAGTCATTTTTTCGCTGCTCATCCCGCTTTGGTTCTGTAATATCCTGCACTGTACCGTTTAAACTAATTGCATTACCATGTGCATCAAACCGAGACTTTCCTTTGGCCCTAACAATCCTCGATTGCTGCGTTAAAGGATTAATGATGGTGTACTCCACAGCATAGTTGCTGTATTTTTCAGATCTGAGCGTTTGCTGTATGGCATCAATTACTTTCTGACGGTCGCTTTTGGCAATTACATCAATAGCTGCGTCTAAGCTTATTTCATCCTCTGGATTTAAACCAAACCATGATTTTAGAAGATCGTTACCTGTAAATGAGTTGGTTTTGGGGTCATAATAAAATGTACCCAGTTCCCCGGCCTCTATAGCCAGGTTAAACATATCCTGTATCCGGGCAGCTTCTCTACGGACTTTTATTACATCTGTCAGGTCTTCTAAAATTACTAATATGCCGTTCACCTTACCTTCCGCATCACGTAGCGGTTGATAAATAGAGTTAACAAATGCCTCACGCAAGCCACCCTTATCGTAAAGCATTATACGGATCTCGTTATTTACCCGCTTATTGCCGGTTTGATAAACTTCGTCAAGCCAACCATAAACAGATTGTCCCGCTAACTCCGGCCTTGCAATTTTGTGTGGCTTGTTCAACACCTCCTGCTCTCTGCGCCCCCATATATTTAAGATGGCCTTATTGGCAATTTCTATAATATGATCGGGGCCGCGAAGCACCGCAATACCAACAGGCGCCTGCTCAAATACGTTGCGTATCTGGTTCTCGCTTTCAGTTAGTTTATCATTTGATACACTCAGCTGCTCCTGCGCAGTTGCAAGATCTTCATTGGCAGATAAAAGCTCCTCATTAGCTGCTTCTTGCGCTTCATTAAGTGTAGTAAGCCGCTCATTAGAGTCAGAAAGATCAGCAATAAGCTGGGTTTCGCGCTGTTCTTTCTCATGCACCAACTGCCATGCTCTTAAGCGCCTCGTTACGTCTGTAGCCGAATGTAATATGCAATAAGTTTTGCCTTCTTCATTTAATAAAGCGCGATATTGGAAATCAAAATACAATACAGATGGAGTCCCGTCTACAAGCAGATTAGCAGGCGTATCTGTTGCTTTGTATGTCGTACCTGTACGCCAAACTTCTTTTAATATATCCAGAAAAGGCTGACCTTGCAATTCAGGCACTGCTTCGCCTAACGGCATCCCGATAATCTCGCGCCCCTTGTCCCAGAATTTCAACATTACATCATTAGCAAACCTGATATGTAAATCTTCGGAGATATAAACAGCTGTTGCATCTTTAGAGAATGCCAGCACATCAAGCACTAATTTATCGTCAAAATCGAAAATTGTAGTCGTCATTAAGAAGAGGTGGAACAACCGCTAAGGTAAATAATTATTACTATAACTTAAATCAATAACAAATCAACCCGTATAGTTATTGTTCTAAATAAAATTTTTCGCTAAAATTTACGAGGAAAAGCTCTTGGCGGGCACGTGTACAAGCAGTATATAGCCATCTTAAAAAATCGGTATTAATCATCTCTTCGGTCAGGTAGCCCTGATCTACAAATACAGCATCCCACTGGCCGCCCTGCGCTTTATGGCAGGTAACCGCATAAGAAAATTTGATTTGCAACGCATTATAATACGGATTAAGCTTTAATTCATTAAGCTGCGCCCTTCGGTTAGGAATATGGGCATAATCTTTCATTACCTCGGTGTAAAACAACTTTTGATCGGCCGATGACAATGCAGGCGATTCAGAACTTATCGTATTCAGCAGCACCTTACACTCCATCGTTCGTTCTTCGGTATAATCCAAAAACTGCAGCTGTACATCTGCAAATCTCAAACCATACATTTCCTCAACTTTACGCACCCTTTTGATTACAGCCATATCGCCGTTGGCAATGAACCCGGTGCTATCGTCGTCATTAGCCTGCAGCCAGAAATAATTGTTGCGTACTACCATGATCTGGTCTCCGCCTGTTATTTCTTCTTCGCGGTACAGTAACCTTGTGCGTATCTGCTGATTGTAGATGTTTGCGTTTTTGTTAGAGCGGGTAATAATCAGGGTACTTTCATTACCATATTTACGATAGGCGTATTCCAAACCTTCCTGTAAACGCTCACCTGTCATCCTGAAAACATCTTTGTAGCCTTTTGTAGTAATCTGCGGGGCTTCTTCCAGCCCCTGCCTTATCAGCTCGCGTATCCCGGTTACATTGTAAAGTATTCCTGACATTTTTTGCTGACGCAGCACCTCTGTTAGTTCATAAACAGAAACTTTAAGGCCAAAATTATGCTGTACCAGCTGTGCGTTAAGGGCTGGGCTATCGTCAGAACCTACCGGCGGTAACTGTGCGGTATCGCCCACCAGCAGCAGTTTACAATTATTGTTGTTATATACATATTCGATCAGGTCATGCAAAAGCGAGGCCCTGCTAAAGCTACCTCCTTCATCGCTGATCATGGATGCCTCATCTACAATAAATAAAGTATCCTCAGCCACATTTTGGGCGGGCAAAAAGGCCTCGTCCACATTCATGGCCGATTTTTTACGATAGATGCGCTTGTGTATCGTAAAAGCCTTACGCCCCGAATAACTGCTAATCACTTTAGCTGCCCGACCTGTAGGCGCCATCAGTACAGATTTTAACCCGTAGTATTTAAGGGCTTTAACCAAAGCACTTACAATAGTGGTTTTGCCGGTGCCTGCATATCCCTTTAATATAAAACAGGTGTAGCCGTTAGGATCTCTTAAAAACTGATCTATTTTTTCAAATAATTCCTGCTGCTGCCCGGTAGGCTGGTGTGGAAATGATTTGTAAATATGATCGATAGCAGGCATTACTTTAAATAGTTGAGGTGCTAAGTTATTAAGTTATTACCAAACAAGCGATGAGTTAATGAACGAAGAAAATATTACATTTGTGGCTGACCAGCAATGACGAGCCAATCAAAACTGTATATCAGCGACGACTTTAGACCCGAGCGGACTAAGAACTTCATCCTTTTACTACAAATAAGGGAACGGGATTTTTCTTTTGCGGTGGTTTATCAGAAAGAGCTTCAGGTTTACGGAAAAAATTATCCTTTAAATGAATTGCTTGCACCGCAAGAACTGTCTGACTACTTAAGCCAGGAATATAATAAAGTAATTATCGGCATTGAACCGCAGGTTTTTACCATTTTGCCCAAAAGCCTTCATAAAGATGAGCTGGATGTTCAGGTAAGCCGCTTTTTAGATGTAAATGAACATGAAAAGGTATATCGCCAGTCTTTAAACGATGATAACTTTATCTTTTTTAAAGATGGCAATCAGATGGTCCCTCAAATTACTGCCAGGTATAAATACTATCATATCTGCTTTTTTTATAAAGGATGGATTAAGGCAATAAGTGAGACCGAGGCCAACTGGCAAAATTTTTATATCGATGTGCAGCCTGATGCCGTTCACCTGCTTTACTTTAAAAATAATAAGCTGCGGTTTTACAATCGGCTTAGTTATGAGAATACACATGAGTTGGTATACTTTGTAGCACTTACACTAAGTGAACTGCAAATTAACCCGGTTAATATCAAACTGATGCTGAGCGGTGAAGTTAGCCTCAATGATGAAACCATTCGCGCTTTAAGCGAATATTTCCCAAAGATTGAGATTAATGCTTTGTCGCTTTTATCTCGATTACCACAGCAGCTTACCATACAGGAGGCGCTTTCTCTATCGGCTTTAAACTTATGCGCGTAATTGGTGGAAGATTAAAAGGCCTGCGGTTAAACCCGCCGGCTAATTTACCTGTACGCCCCACTACAGACCTTGCTAAAGAAGCGCTTTTCAACATCCTTCAAAACCAGATCGAACTGGATGGCATAAAAGTACTGGACATTTTTTGCGGTACCGGAAATCTAAGTTTCGAGTTCGCATCCAGGGGTGCAACACATGTACAATCTGTTGACCGTAGTTTTCATTGCATTAAATACGTAAATGATACCGCTAAGCAGCACGGACTAAGCCAGATCAAAACATTTAAGGCAGACGTTTTTAAATATCTTGAGCAAGAGACCGAAAAATATGATCTCATATTTGCCGACCCGCCTTATGACATTAGCCGTATTCCGGAAATACCTGTTATTGTTTTTAACCGGGACCTTTTATTACCGGGCGGGTTGTTGATCGTAGAACATCAGTCGATGCAGAACCTAAGCAACCACCCCGCGTTTACAGAACAACGCAGATACGGGCATTCGTCGTTCTCTTTTTTTAACAAAGATTAACTTTACTTTAAGTATCGTAATAGTATTGACGGTTTAATTTTTTTGGTGCAGCTTTACCTGCAAAACCGAAAGCTATGAAAATTGCGCTGTTTCCAGGCTCATTTGATCCAGTTACAAAAGCCCATGTTGATATTGTTGAACGTTCGCTTGGCTTATTTGATAAGCTTTACATAGGCATTGGCGCCAACAGTTCTAAACAGGGTTTATTAAGCATGGCTAAGCGCGAAGAGTTATTGCGCGCGGTTTTTAACCATGAGCCTAAGATTGAAATAGTTACTTACGAAGGTTTAACCGTTAACTTTTGCCGCAGTATTAACGCTGCCTGGATGATACGCGGTATACGTACCGTGTCCGACTTTGAATACGAAAAGGCTATAGCGCAAATGAACCACGCCCTGGCCCCTGATATAGAAAGCATATTTATTGTAAGCAAGCCCGGCTATTCGTCTATCAGTTCAACCATTGTACGCGATATTTTACGCTATAACGGCGATGTAAGCAAGTTTATCCCTGCTGCTGCTCTTGACCATCTGTAAGCAGCCCGCTTTCTTCCATTACTTCGATAATGGAAGGGAAAGTGTTGCTTAAGATCAGCGCAAAACCATCGTTAGTAAACCATTTTACATCAGTGATATTTTCTTCTAACTGCGGTACAAGTTTGCCCTTGCCGGTATACTTCATTTTATACCAGTGGCTCTTTTTTAACACAACCTGGCCTTTTATGGTATAAGCGTGGTATGTTTTACAAATCTTTTTACCCGAACTGCTGATCTCAATTCCGCATTCTTCTTCTACTTCTCTTACTGCACCTGCACGCGGGCCCTCCCCTTTTTCAAGTTTACCTTTGGGCAGGTCCCACTTATCATTACGATAAATAAAAAGATGCTCGCCTTTTTTATTTTTAACTAACCCGCCCGCTGCTTCAATAAGCGTTACGCTTTTAATTATCCTTTTTAAAAAAGCCTTTGCATTATCAGTGATCACGTAGAACTGATTACTGGTAGAATTAAGTACCTGGAAATAAATTTTTGAAAAGTCAAATTGCTCTACTCCAATTAGCTCTGATTGATTTATGCCTTCAGGTGCAGATTCTGTAATACTTATGGTCTTTTCGTTGATATAAATTCTGTAGTTTTGAGCCATGTTTAATAAAACTGAGATTGAACAGCAGGTAGCTGAATTTCTGCTGCAAATTAAAGCAATAAAACTACAACCTGCTAATCCTTTTACATGGGCATCGGGCTGGCGTTCGCCAATCTACTGTGATAATCGTATTACCCTGTCACACCCTGCTATCCGTACCTATATCAGGCAACAGCTAAGCGCACTTATTCAGGAAGAATTTGGTGTGGTAAGTTGTATTGCCGGCGTAGCAACAGCCGGCATACCCCAGGGCGCACTGGTTGCGCAAGAACTTGGCCTGCCTTTTATATACGTGCGTTCAAAACCAAAAGAACATGGAACAGGGAAAATGATTGAAGGTGAAATTTTGCCTGGAAAGCGTGTTGCCGTAATTGAAGACCTTATTTCGACCGGGAAAAGCAGTTTACAGGCTGTAGCTGCCTTGCGCGAGGCTGGCTATGATGTTGCAGGTTTAGCAGCAATATTTACCTACGGGTTTGATGCCGCAACAGAAAATTTCAAAGAAGCAAAATGTCGTTTTGCCACACTATCCAACTACAACGCACTGTTAAAATACGCAGAACAAAACGCCTATATCAACACGAGCGACCTTGATATTTTAAAACAATGGCGCGAAAACCCATCAACCTGGGGCCAATAAAAAAGTCCGCCTGTATCAGGCGGACTTTATATTTATAGCTATTAATTATTCTGTTAATAGATTCTCTTCCTTTTATCCAAATTGTAAATTACTGCTATCACATTTACAATTACCAGAGCTGTTATTAAAGCGATCATAATGGTTATAGTTTTAGTTAATCTTTTTAGATAATTGCAAACACTGTTCCATTATTAATATGTAGCTAATTTGTTAAATAATTTCATCAATTATTTATCTGATCAGATCGTTTAAACGGTATATCCGGATACAATTTTAGTCATTCAACATCAAACATGTTACATAAGATATTCAATCATTGTAGCATGTTAATCCGATAATTTAAAGCCTTTTCGGGCAAATTCGAGCGCAAATTAGTACCTTTGCACTTATATTCAGAATTGAGGTAAAACATGATTACAGTATCCAATTTATCCCTTCGTTACGGCAAACGTACTTTGTTTGAAGACGTAAACCTAAAGTTTACGCAGGGAAATTGTTATGGCATAATTGGGGCAAACGGGGCAGGAAAATCCACATTCCTGAAAATCCTGAGCGGGGAAATTGATCCTTCCACAGGATCGGTTAGTTTCACTCCGGGCGAGCGTATGGCGGTATTAAAACAAAACCACTATGAGTTTGATGAATGTCCGGTGATTGAAACTGTGCTGATGGGCCACAAGGAACTATACAGTATCATGAAAGAGAAAGATGCCATTTACCTGAAAGAAGATTTCAGCGATGCCGACGGCGAACGTGCAGGCGAACTGGAGAATCTTTTTGCAGAAATGGATGGCTGGAATGCCGAAAGCAATGCCGCTACCCTTTTAAGCAACCTGGGCATAACCGAAGACCTGCATTATAAATTGCTTAAAGAGCTTGACGGTAATCAAAAAGTACGTGTGTTATTAGCACAGGCCCTATTTGGTAGTCCGGATATATTACTGCTGGATGAGCCTACCAACGACCTTGATATACATACCATCAGCTGGCTTGAAGATTTTCTGGCCGGATATGAAGCTATTGTGTTGGTTGTGTCGCACGACAGGCACTTTTTAGATACCGTTTGTACCCACGTGGTAGATATTGACTTTGGCAAGATGACCATTTATACCGGTAATTACAGTTTCTGGTATCAGTCGAGCCAACTGGCTTTAAAGCAGCGTGCCGATCAGAATAAGAAAATGGAAGATAAGGTTAAAGAGCTTCAGGAGTTCATTAGCCGTTTCAGTGCCAACGCATCAAAATCAAAACAGGCAACCAGCCGTAAGAAAGCATTGGATAAGATCAACCTGGACGAGATCAAACCTTCAAATCGTAAATATCCTGCTATTATGTTTAACCAGCAGGTACGCGAGGCGGGTGACCAGATCCTTCAGATTGAAAAGCTTGGCAAAGCCATGGGTGGCGAAATGCTATTTGATAACATAAACCTGATGGTAAACAAAGGCGATAAGATTGCGGTGTTGTCACAAAACAGCTTAGCGACTACAGCTTTTTATGATATTTTAAGCGGCCGCGACACCGACTACAGCGGAAGCTTTAAATGGGGTGTTACCATTAACATTGCAGATATTCCTATTGAAAACGCTGCTTACTTTGAAGGTAAAACCGATAACCTGATCGACTGGCTGCGCGAGTATTCGCCGGGTGAAAAGGATGATCAGTTTATCCGCAGCTTTTTAGGCCGTATGTTATTTACCGGCGAAGAAGTGCTTAAGAAAGCCTCGGTACTATCGGGTGGCGAAAAAATGCGCTGCATGTTTAGCCGCATGATGCTGCAACAGGCTAACCTGTTAATGTTTGATGAGCCTACGAACCACCTTGACCTGGAATCAATCACTGCTTTAAACAACGGGTTGAAAGATTTTAAAGGCACCATGCTGTTCACTTCACGAGATCATGAGCTTACCCAAACCGTTGCCACACGTATTATTGAAATTACACCGGCGGGAATTATAGATAAGCTGATGACTTATGACGAATATGTAAACAGCGAAGCCGTGCAAAAGCAACGCGAAGAAATGTATGCAATTGCTTAACATTTAAATAATCTCCCTGTGGAAAATTTCAATGATACTAATCAGGCTAATTACAAACTGGGGATATTTTATTTCAATAAAATGATAAACGGGTGTGGGTGCCTAAACGCAGTGACCTTGGCTATACGCTAAATTTTGCAAACCCGTGGTGTTATTTTATAATAGCCATTTTGTTTGGCGCAGTAATTTATACCGGCACACATCCTTAAATAGATATAAACAAAGAAGCCATCCCTGGGGATGGCTTCTTTGTTTTATGATGCACCGTTTACATCAACGTTTTTCGCACTTAAATTCGGTGCTTTTTCTTCTGCTTTTGCGTGCAGTGCACCTTTATCAACCTTTATTTCTTTTGCAATCTTTCCGGCTATTTTATCAGCCCTTTTATTGATCTGCTTATCAATTTTTTTAGAAGTATCTCCAAACTCGGCAGCTAATTTTTTCAGATCGGCAACTACAGCTAACTTAATGCTATGCTTAATGGTTTTTCGTATCGACTTAACTTGTGATTTTAGATTGTCTTTTTTCATAATACAAATATATGTTTACTAAATATGTATTTAATATTATCATTATGTTAACACATTGAAAGCTACGAAATATAATTAACATTGAATAATATGATATTACCATATTTATTAAAGTTCCATTGCAAAAGAAAGGCCTACTGTCCCGCCTTGATAAGTGGGTAAAAGCAATGTGTTTTTCGGCTGCTTTTTTTTCTGTAATTCAGGTGGTATATCCCTGTTCTTTTCCTTCTGCCGCCCTGCCCTTGTCAGCCGGTTCCTGATAACCGGATAAAGCAGATAAGCACCCTTAGTTGCCAGTATACCACAACCGGCCCCGGCTATAACATCGCTGAACCAGTGATCCTGGTGATAAATCCTGAATATGCCTGTAGTTGTAGCAAATGCATAACCAAGCGCACCATACCATTCAGACTTGCCGCTCAGCTCCTGCGCCATAAATTCGGCACCGGCAAAGGCATTGGCCGTATGTCCAGATGGGAAAGAGTATCTGTTTGCTCCATTAGGGCGCAACCGATGAGTAGAACGCTTAACCGTAAAAGTGGTAAGCTGCAACATGCCCTGTGACAGCAGGTAAATGAATGTACGGTCGACAAAGGTATTTTTACCATGCACCCCTACCAAATTTAAGCCGTAGGTAAGCGCAACGGGCGCATACTGAAAGTAGTTTTCAAGATGCGAAGTAGTTATAATATCGTGCTCGTTCGCTTCTTTATAAATATAACGATCAAGCCGCCTTAAAGGCTTTGCGTAAAAAGAGGTAATGCCATAACCTACCAGCACAGCAGGCGGAATCAGGGTCCATGATTTGCTTCTTAAATGCGGCACCGTATCTGGTGCTGTAAGCAGATCTTTCTTTAAAGTATCAGCAATACTTATCTTTTTGGTAGTATCGGTTTGTTGCGCTTCAGCGCTTACAGAAATTAACAGCAGTAAAAAATAGATCAGTTTTTTCAAGGTCTCACATTAAGGTAATA encodes the following:
- the pyrE gene encoding orotate phosphoribosyltransferase; the encoded protein is MFNKTEIEQQVAEFLLQIKAIKLQPANPFTWASGWRSPIYCDNRITLSHPAIRTYIRQQLSALIQEEFGVVSCIAGVATAGIPQGALVAQELGLPFIYVRSKPKEHGTGKMIEGEILPGKRVAVIEDLISTGKSSLQAVAALREAGYDVAGLAAIFTYGFDAATENFKEAKCRFATLSNYNALLKYAEQNAYINTSDLDILKQWRENPSTWGQ
- a CDS encoding sensor histidine kinase codes for the protein MDTYFFRSLPLKYRKGFRKYYTLQNLKAAQIAAVVFFAINIFLRLLYTVLPESTTHADNFPEFNTTNLGFLLATPVFIIAANLLLSKYKKQEQPNVMMSLVVNCFSLYIIAAGLAASIISTHDPRNSMVIYVIAVIFIGLVFLYEWEDTIMLGVFTEIIFTAALFYCNLYTTEMMYNELIGFVLITGFFFISRYTYSYRAAHYMQLMQIREKNVEIEKASLFKNEVLGMVAHDLRNPIGAVESVAMIMELEPLDDDMQDNVNMIKASCEKALAIINDLLEVARNDNIDVLQTERVELNQLLNHIIHAWQFGKNVRNNIALISGKQPLYANINPEKFHRVIDNLISNAIKFSKDEDTIELYLNKTKQGIHIEVRDHGMGIPKEMLPHIFERFSKAGRKGIRGELSTGLGLSIVRQIVEKHNGKIEVQSEEKRGSVFKISLPEAV
- a CDS encoding ATP-dependent DNA helicase gives rise to the protein MPAIDHIYKSFPHQPTGQQQELFEKIDQFLRDPNGYTCFILKGYAGTGKTTIVSALVKALKYYGLKSVLMAPTGRAAKVISSYSGRKAFTIHKRIYRKKSAMNVDEAFLPAQNVAEDTLFIVDEASMISDEGGSFSRASLLHDLIEYVYNNNNCKLLLVGDTAQLPPVGSDDSPALNAQLVQHNFGLKVSVYELTEVLRQQKMSGILYNVTGIRELIRQGLEEAPQITTKGYKDVFRMTGERLQEGLEYAYRKYGNESTLIITRSNKNANIYNQQIRTRLLYREEEITGGDQIMVVRNNYFWLQANDDDSTGFIANGDMAVIKRVRKVEEMYGLRFADVQLQFLDYTEERTMECKVLLNTISSESPALSSADQKLFYTEVMKDYAHIPNRRAQLNELKLNPYYNALQIKFSYAVTCHKAQGGQWDAVFVDQGYLTEEMINTDFLRWLYTACTRARQELFLVNFSEKFYLEQ
- a CDS encoding PAS domain-containing sensor histidine kinase; protein product: MTTTIFDFDDKLVLDVLAFSKDATAVYISEDLHIRFANDVMLKFWDKGREIIGMPLGEAVPELQGQPFLDILKEVWRTGTTYKATDTPANLLVDGTPSVLYFDFQYRALLNEEGKTYCILHSATDVTRRLRAWQLVHEKEQRETQLIADLSDSNERLTTLNEAQEAANEELLSANEDLATAQEQLSVSNDKLTESENQIRNVFEQAPVGIAVLRGPDHIIEIANKAILNIWGRREQEVLNKPHKIARPELAGQSVYGWLDEVYQTGNKRVNNEIRIMLYDKGGLREAFVNSIYQPLRDAEGKVNGILVILEDLTDVIKVRREAARIQDMFNLAIEAGELGTFYYDPKTNSFTGNDLLKSWFGLNPEDEISLDAAIDVIAKSDRQKVIDAIQQTLRSEKYSNYAVEYTIINPLTQQSRIVRAKGKSRFDAHGNAISLNGTVQDITEPKRDEQRKNDFIAMVSHELKTPLTSLSGYIQILQKKATGSVDKAVPGILAKAHKQAVKMTTMINGFLNVSRLESGKISIERARVNMASLVREVEDGIVQDSLSHRIIFKPVQETWVNVDRDKIEQVINNFISNALKYSLPGTDIHVSCVIRNGHALVEVTDEGMGVSEADIPHLFDRFYRVQGKEMTSIAGFGIGLYLCKEIIERHEGEIGLISEPGKGSKFWFTLPVIK
- a CDS encoding DUF3822 family protein; the protein is MTSQSKLYISDDFRPERTKNFILLLQIRERDFSFAVVYQKELQVYGKNYPLNELLAPQELSDYLSQEYNKVIIGIEPQVFTILPKSLHKDELDVQVSRFLDVNEHEKVYRQSLNDDNFIFFKDGNQMVPQITARYKYYHICFFYKGWIKAISETEANWQNFYIDVQPDAVHLLYFKNNKLRFYNRLSYENTHELVYFVALTLSELQINPVNIKLMLSGEVSLNDETIRALSEYFPKIEINALSLLSRLPQQLTIQEALSLSALNLCA
- a CDS encoding RsmD family RNA methyltransferase, with product MRVIGGRLKGLRLNPPANLPVRPTTDLAKEALFNILQNQIELDGIKVLDIFCGTGNLSFEFASRGATHVQSVDRSFHCIKYVNDTAKQHGLSQIKTFKADVFKYLEQETEKYDLIFADPPYDISRIPEIPVIVFNRDLLLPGGLLIVEHQSMQNLSNHPAFTEQRRYGHSSFSFFNKD
- the coaD gene encoding pantetheine-phosphate adenylyltransferase, translating into MKIALFPGSFDPVTKAHVDIVERSLGLFDKLYIGIGANSSKQGLLSMAKREELLRAVFNHEPKIEIVTYEGLTVNFCRSINAAWMIRGIRTVSDFEYEKAIAQMNHALAPDIESIFIVSKPGYSSISSTIVRDILRYNGDVSKFIPAAALDHL
- a CDS encoding NUDIX hydrolase, yielding MAQNYRIYINEKTISITESAPEGINQSELIGVEQFDFSKIYFQVLNSTSNQFYVITDNAKAFLKRIIKSVTLIEAAGGLVKNKKGEHLFIYRNDKWDLPKGKLEKGEGPRAGAVREVEEECGIEISSSGKKICKTYHAYTIKGQVVLKKSHWYKMKYTGKGKLVPQLEENITDVKWFTNDGFALILSNTFPSIIEVMEESGLLTDGQEQQQG